A stretch of Cucumis sativus cultivar 9930 chromosome 2, Cucumber_9930_V3, whole genome shotgun sequence DNA encodes these proteins:
- the LOC101204095 gene encoding ribonuclease E/G-like protein, chloroplastic isoform X1: MGVPEACSSSHHLVLHRRFHLSHPWPPCAHKFLSPSPCIHLHMTLGKMMFRLCTGQNNYVGGSPVMSTIKGVCKVVWTIEADLEVDQLLYLTGDPITLGSWEPNMAIQMSPTHHANLWKAEAKITCGINFKYNYFIKDEALPSSDIIWRTGPEFSLSLPQTVNHDKHITVRDSWMRFAVTPPSVFTWDSWIEELPLKSLPAEDERKIEEECLESDSIEPYVNLNGTMIYDKLYSDHEELMDSTSQSSDFHRHQPVEEPWLPLSFYLPKNVLEPDLLKNDVSIKEEATVLETRDPLLEDAANLLPTSGADTMLKDPISTIILINSSICTMQRIAVLEEGKLVELLLEPVKSNVQCDSVYLGVVSKLVPHMGGAFVNIGNSRPSLMDIKQNREPFIFPPFCQRVNKQVINDCSIQGQLTSLGESILSIPKNDGVADIEIQNTSMLSVLDDHEDNEVEDGFDVLEVRENVNGSIVDDDGDLDADFEDCIDDKAHHLEGHASISYSATASYSSDSQLSFLQYGKDSKQIVTDENKWLQVRKGTKIIVQVVKEGLGTKSPMLTAYPRLRSRFWILLTRCDRIGISKKISGVERTRLRVIAKTLQPQGFGLTVRTVAAGHSLEELQKDLDGLISTWKTITENAKSAALAADEGVEGAVPVILHRAMGQTLSVVQDYFNDKVKRMVVDSPRTYHEVTNYLQEIAPDLCDRVELFHGRIPLFDKFNIEEEINSIISKRVPLVNGGSLIIEQTEALVSIDVNGGHGVFGQASSQENAILEVNLAAARQIARELRLRDIGGIIVVDFIDMEDESNKRLVYEEVKKAVERDRSIVKVSELSRHGLMEITRKRVRPSVTFMISEPCACCHATGRVEALETSFSKIEQEICRQLATLKQKPDPDNPKSWPKFVLRVDHHMCEYLTSGKRTRLAVLSSSLKVWIILKVARGFTRGSFEVKYFADDKLSRSENQAPISLLQPLEGRSNNSGKKVTLFPVKKWKGTRR, translated from the exons GAGTATGCAAAGTAGTTTGGACTATTGAAGCTGATTTGGAAGTTGATCAACTTCTTTATCTAACTGGGGACCCTATCACATTAGGCTCCTGGGAACCAAATATGGCGATTCAAATGTCTCCTACGCATCATGCTAACTTATGGAAAGCTGAAGCCAAG ATAACTTGTGGCATAAATTTCaagtacaattattttatcaagGACGAAGCATTGCCTTCATCAGACATCATTTGGAGAACTGGACCTGAGTTTTCTCTATCCCTGCCTCAAACTGTTAATCATGATAAACATATAACGGTGAGGGATTCATGGATGAGGTTTGCTGTCACACCCCCTTCAGTTTTCACATGGGATTCATGGATAGAGGAACTACCACTGAAATCTCTTCCAGCAGAGG ATGAAcgtaaaattgaagaagaatgtCTTGAGAGTGATTCTATTGAGCCCTATGTAAATTTGAATGGTACCATGATATATGATAAATTGTACTCTGATCATGAGGAACTGATGGATTCTACCAGTCAAAGTTCAGATTTTCATAGACATCAACCTGTTGAGGAACCATGGTTACCCCTCTCTTTTTATCTGCCCAAGAATGTGTTGGAGCCTGATCTGCTGAAAAATGATGTCAGTATAAAAGAAGAGGCAACAGTATTAGAAACTCGAGATCCACTATTGGAAGATGCAGCAAATCTGTTGCCTACATCAGGGGCTGATACAATGTTGAAGGACCCTATTTCTACCATCATACTGATTAATTCGTCAATATGCACCATGCAGCGGATTGCTGTATTGGAAGAAGGAAAATTGGTAGAGCTGCTTTTGGAACCGGTTAAAAGCAATGTGCAGTGTGATAGTGTGTATTTAGGGGTCGTCTCAAAACTTGTTCCTCACATGGGTGGTgcatttgtaaatattggaAACTCTAGACCGTCGCTAATGGACATCAAGCAAAACAGGGAACCTTTCATATTTCCTCCTTTTTGTCAAAGGGTAAACAAACAAGTGATCAATGATTGCTCCATACAAGGACAACTGACATCACTAGGTGAAAGTATATTGAGTATTCCAAAAAATGATGGTGTTGCAGATATTGAGATTCAAAATACTTCGATGCTGTCTGTGCTTGATGACCACGAGGACAATGAAGTTGAAGATGGCTTTGATGTTTTGGAGGTTAGAGAAAATGTGAATGGCAGCATAGTAGATGATGATGGTGATTTAGATGCTGACTTTGAAGACTGCATAGATGATAAGGCACATCATTTAGAGGGCCATGCTAGCATCAGTTATTCAGCTACTGCAAGTTATTCTAGTGATTCTCAATTATCTTTTCTCCAATATGGAAAGGATTCTAAGCAGATAGTGACTGATGAAAATAAGTGGCTCCAAGTTCGGAAAGGCACCAAAATAATAGTTCAGGTTGTCAAAGAGGGGCTAGGGACTAAAAGTCCTATGCTGACTGCTTACCCACGACTAAGAAGCAGATTTTGG ATATTGTTAACTCGTTGTGATAGAATCGGcatctcaaagaaaatttctGGTGTCGAGCGTACACGCTTAAGGGTTATAGCTAAAACCTTACAGCCTCAAGGTTTTGGTTTGACCGTAAGAACAGTTGCTGCTGGTCATTCTTTAGAAGAATTACAAAAAGATTTGGATGGTCTAATTTCAACTTGGAAAACTATAACAGAAAATGCAAAATCAGCTGCTCTAGCAGCAGATGAAGGTGTTGAGGGAGCAGTTCCAGTTATTCTCCATAGGGCCATGGGTCAAACACTGTCAGTTGTGCaagattattttaatgatAAG GTTAAAAGAATGGTAGTTGACTCTCCAAGGACATATCACGAG GTCACTAATTACCTTCAGGAAATTGCTCCTGACCTTTGTGACCGAGTGGAGTTATTCCATGGAAGAATACccctttttgacaaatttaatattgaagAAGAGATCAATAGTATTATCAGCAAAAG GGTTCCACTTGTGAATGGAGGTTCTTTAATAATTGAACAAACTGAGGCTCTAGTTTCCATTGATGTGAATGGAGGACATGGGGTATTTGGTCAAGCATCTTCTCAGGAGAACGCTATTCTAGAGGTCAACCTTGCTGCTGCAAGACAG aTAGCAAGGGAATTACGATTGAGAGATATAGGTGGAATAATAGTAGTAGATTTCATTGACATGGAAGACGAAt CGAATAAGAGGTTAGTCTATGAAGAAGTAAAGAAAGCTGTTGAGAGAGACAGGTCAATAGTGAAAGTTTCTGAGTTATCCAGACATGGACTCATGGAAATTACAAGAAAGAGG GTTCGGCCAAGTGTAACATTTATGATCAGTGAGCCGTGTGCTTGTTGTCATGCTACTGGAAGAGTTGAAGCTCTGGAAACCTCCTTTTCAAAAATCGAGCAGGAAATCTGTCGACAGCTT GCAACATTGAAGCAGAAACCAGATCCTGACAATCCAAAATCCTGGCCAAAGTTCGTCTTAAGAGTCGATCATCACATGTGTGAATACTTAACTTCGGGAAAAAGGACGAGACTTGCAGTCTTGAGTAGTTCCCTCAAAGTTTGGATCATTTTGAAG GTAGCTAGAGGATTCACAAGAGGTTCATTTGAGGTGAAATATTTTGCAGACGATAAGTTGAGCAGAAGTGAAAATCAAGCGCCGATTTCTTTGTTACAACCATTAGAGGGCAGAAGTAACAACTCTGGCAAGAAAGTTACCCTCTTTCCAGTTAAAAAGTGGAAAGGGACTAGGAGATAA
- the LOC101204095 gene encoding ribonuclease E/G-like protein, chloroplastic isoform X3, whose product MRFAVTPPSVFTWDSWIEELPLKSLPAEDERKIEEECLESDSIEPYVNLNGTMIYDKLYSDHEELMDSTSQSSDFHRHQPVEEPWLPLSFYLPKNVLEPDLLKNDVSIKEEATVLETRDPLLEDAANLLPTSGADTMLKDPISTIILINSSICTMQRIAVLEEGKLVELLLEPVKSNVQCDSVYLGVVSKLVPHMGGAFVNIGNSRPSLMDIKQNREPFIFPPFCQRVNKQVINDCSIQGQLTSLGESILSIPKNDGVADIEIQNTSMLSVLDDHEDNEVEDGFDVLEVRENVNGSIVDDDGDLDADFEDCIDDKAHHLEGHASISYSATASYSSDSQLSFLQYGKDSKQIVTDENKWLQVRKGTKIIVQVVKEGLGTKSPMLTAYPRLRSRFWILLTRCDRIGISKKISGVERTRLRVIAKTLQPQGFGLTVRTVAAGHSLEELQKDLDGLISTWKTITENAKSAALAADEGVEGAVPVILHRAMGQTLSVVQDYFNDKVKRMVVDSPRTYHEVTNYLQEIAPDLCDRVELFHGRIPLFDKFNIEEEINSIISKRVPLVNGGSLIIEQTEALVSIDVNGGHGVFGQASSQENAILEVNLAAARQIARELRLRDIGGIIVVDFIDMEDESNKRLVYEEVKKAVERDRSIVKVSELSRHGLMEITRKRVRPSVTFMISEPCACCHATGRVEALETSFSKIEQEICRQLATLKQKPDPDNPKSWPKFVLRVDHHMCEYLTSGKRTRLAVLSSSLKVWIILKVARGFTRGSFEVKYFADDKLSRSENQAPISLLQPLEGRSNNSGKKVTLFPVKKWKGTRR is encoded by the exons ATGAGGTTTGCTGTCACACCCCCTTCAGTTTTCACATGGGATTCATGGATAGAGGAACTACCACTGAAATCTCTTCCAGCAGAGG ATGAAcgtaaaattgaagaagaatgtCTTGAGAGTGATTCTATTGAGCCCTATGTAAATTTGAATGGTACCATGATATATGATAAATTGTACTCTGATCATGAGGAACTGATGGATTCTACCAGTCAAAGTTCAGATTTTCATAGACATCAACCTGTTGAGGAACCATGGTTACCCCTCTCTTTTTATCTGCCCAAGAATGTGTTGGAGCCTGATCTGCTGAAAAATGATGTCAGTATAAAAGAAGAGGCAACAGTATTAGAAACTCGAGATCCACTATTGGAAGATGCAGCAAATCTGTTGCCTACATCAGGGGCTGATACAATGTTGAAGGACCCTATTTCTACCATCATACTGATTAATTCGTCAATATGCACCATGCAGCGGATTGCTGTATTGGAAGAAGGAAAATTGGTAGAGCTGCTTTTGGAACCGGTTAAAAGCAATGTGCAGTGTGATAGTGTGTATTTAGGGGTCGTCTCAAAACTTGTTCCTCACATGGGTGGTgcatttgtaaatattggaAACTCTAGACCGTCGCTAATGGACATCAAGCAAAACAGGGAACCTTTCATATTTCCTCCTTTTTGTCAAAGGGTAAACAAACAAGTGATCAATGATTGCTCCATACAAGGACAACTGACATCACTAGGTGAAAGTATATTGAGTATTCCAAAAAATGATGGTGTTGCAGATATTGAGATTCAAAATACTTCGATGCTGTCTGTGCTTGATGACCACGAGGACAATGAAGTTGAAGATGGCTTTGATGTTTTGGAGGTTAGAGAAAATGTGAATGGCAGCATAGTAGATGATGATGGTGATTTAGATGCTGACTTTGAAGACTGCATAGATGATAAGGCACATCATTTAGAGGGCCATGCTAGCATCAGTTATTCAGCTACTGCAAGTTATTCTAGTGATTCTCAATTATCTTTTCTCCAATATGGAAAGGATTCTAAGCAGATAGTGACTGATGAAAATAAGTGGCTCCAAGTTCGGAAAGGCACCAAAATAATAGTTCAGGTTGTCAAAGAGGGGCTAGGGACTAAAAGTCCTATGCTGACTGCTTACCCACGACTAAGAAGCAGATTTTGG ATATTGTTAACTCGTTGTGATAGAATCGGcatctcaaagaaaatttctGGTGTCGAGCGTACACGCTTAAGGGTTATAGCTAAAACCTTACAGCCTCAAGGTTTTGGTTTGACCGTAAGAACAGTTGCTGCTGGTCATTCTTTAGAAGAATTACAAAAAGATTTGGATGGTCTAATTTCAACTTGGAAAACTATAACAGAAAATGCAAAATCAGCTGCTCTAGCAGCAGATGAAGGTGTTGAGGGAGCAGTTCCAGTTATTCTCCATAGGGCCATGGGTCAAACACTGTCAGTTGTGCaagattattttaatgatAAG GTTAAAAGAATGGTAGTTGACTCTCCAAGGACATATCACGAG GTCACTAATTACCTTCAGGAAATTGCTCCTGACCTTTGTGACCGAGTGGAGTTATTCCATGGAAGAATACccctttttgacaaatttaatattgaagAAGAGATCAATAGTATTATCAGCAAAAG GGTTCCACTTGTGAATGGAGGTTCTTTAATAATTGAACAAACTGAGGCTCTAGTTTCCATTGATGTGAATGGAGGACATGGGGTATTTGGTCAAGCATCTTCTCAGGAGAACGCTATTCTAGAGGTCAACCTTGCTGCTGCAAGACAG aTAGCAAGGGAATTACGATTGAGAGATATAGGTGGAATAATAGTAGTAGATTTCATTGACATGGAAGACGAAt CGAATAAGAGGTTAGTCTATGAAGAAGTAAAGAAAGCTGTTGAGAGAGACAGGTCAATAGTGAAAGTTTCTGAGTTATCCAGACATGGACTCATGGAAATTACAAGAAAGAGG GTTCGGCCAAGTGTAACATTTATGATCAGTGAGCCGTGTGCTTGTTGTCATGCTACTGGAAGAGTTGAAGCTCTGGAAACCTCCTTTTCAAAAATCGAGCAGGAAATCTGTCGACAGCTT GCAACATTGAAGCAGAAACCAGATCCTGACAATCCAAAATCCTGGCCAAAGTTCGTCTTAAGAGTCGATCATCACATGTGTGAATACTTAACTTCGGGAAAAAGGACGAGACTTGCAGTCTTGAGTAGTTCCCTCAAAGTTTGGATCATTTTGAAG GTAGCTAGAGGATTCACAAGAGGTTCATTTGAGGTGAAATATTTTGCAGACGATAAGTTGAGCAGAAGTGAAAATCAAGCGCCGATTTCTTTGTTACAACCATTAGAGGGCAGAAGTAACAACTCTGGCAAGAAAGTTACCCTCTTTCCAGTTAAAAAGTGGAAAGGGACTAGGAGATAA
- the LOC101204095 gene encoding ribonuclease E/G-like protein, chloroplastic isoform X2, whose translation MGVPEACSSSHHLVLHRRFHLSHPWPPCAHKFLSPSPCIHLHMTLGKMMFRLCTGQNNYVGGSPVMSTIKGVCKVVWTIEADLEVDQLLYLTGDPITLGSWEPNMAIQMSPTHHANLWKAEAKITCGINFKYNYFIKDEALPSSDIIWRTGPEFSLSLPQTVNHDKHITVRDSWMRFAVTPPSVFTWDSWIEELPLKSLPAEDERKIEEECLESDSIEPYVNLNGTMIYDKLYSDHEELMDSTSQSSDFHRHQPVEEPWLPLSFYLPKNVLEPDLLKNDVSIKEEATVLETRDPLLEDAANLLPTSGADTMLKDPISTIILINSSICTMQRIAVLEEGKLVELLLEPVKSNVQCDSVYLGVVSKLVPHMGGAFVNIGNSRPSLMDIKQNREPFIFPPFCQRVNKQVINDCSIQGQLTSLGESILSIPKNDGVADIEIQNTSMLSVLDDHEDNEVEDGFDVLEVRENVNGSIVDDDGDLDADFEDCIDDKAHHLEGHASISYSATASYSSDSQLSFLQYGKDSKQIVTDENKWLQVRKGTKIIVQVVKEGLGTKSPMLTAYPRLRSRFWILLTRCDRIGISKKISGVERTRLRVIAKTLQPQGFGLTVRTVAAGHSLEELQKDLDGLISTWKTITENAKSAALAADEGVEGAVPVILHRAMGQTLSVVQDYFNDKVKRMVVDSPRTYHEVTNYLQEIAPDLCDRVELFHGRIPLFDKFNIEEEINSIISKRVPLVNGGSLIIEQTEALVSIDVNGGHGVFGQASSQENAILEVNLAAARQIARELRLRDIGGIIVVDFIDMEDESNKRLVYEEVKKAVERDRSIVKVSELSRHGLMEITRKRVRPSVTFMISEPCACCHATGRVEALETSFSKIEQEICRQLATLKQKPDPDNPKSWPKFVLRVDHHMCEYLTSGKRTRLAVLSSSLKVWIILKLESFR comes from the exons GAGTATGCAAAGTAGTTTGGACTATTGAAGCTGATTTGGAAGTTGATCAACTTCTTTATCTAACTGGGGACCCTATCACATTAGGCTCCTGGGAACCAAATATGGCGATTCAAATGTCTCCTACGCATCATGCTAACTTATGGAAAGCTGAAGCCAAG ATAACTTGTGGCATAAATTTCaagtacaattattttatcaagGACGAAGCATTGCCTTCATCAGACATCATTTGGAGAACTGGACCTGAGTTTTCTCTATCCCTGCCTCAAACTGTTAATCATGATAAACATATAACGGTGAGGGATTCATGGATGAGGTTTGCTGTCACACCCCCTTCAGTTTTCACATGGGATTCATGGATAGAGGAACTACCACTGAAATCTCTTCCAGCAGAGG ATGAAcgtaaaattgaagaagaatgtCTTGAGAGTGATTCTATTGAGCCCTATGTAAATTTGAATGGTACCATGATATATGATAAATTGTACTCTGATCATGAGGAACTGATGGATTCTACCAGTCAAAGTTCAGATTTTCATAGACATCAACCTGTTGAGGAACCATGGTTACCCCTCTCTTTTTATCTGCCCAAGAATGTGTTGGAGCCTGATCTGCTGAAAAATGATGTCAGTATAAAAGAAGAGGCAACAGTATTAGAAACTCGAGATCCACTATTGGAAGATGCAGCAAATCTGTTGCCTACATCAGGGGCTGATACAATGTTGAAGGACCCTATTTCTACCATCATACTGATTAATTCGTCAATATGCACCATGCAGCGGATTGCTGTATTGGAAGAAGGAAAATTGGTAGAGCTGCTTTTGGAACCGGTTAAAAGCAATGTGCAGTGTGATAGTGTGTATTTAGGGGTCGTCTCAAAACTTGTTCCTCACATGGGTGGTgcatttgtaaatattggaAACTCTAGACCGTCGCTAATGGACATCAAGCAAAACAGGGAACCTTTCATATTTCCTCCTTTTTGTCAAAGGGTAAACAAACAAGTGATCAATGATTGCTCCATACAAGGACAACTGACATCACTAGGTGAAAGTATATTGAGTATTCCAAAAAATGATGGTGTTGCAGATATTGAGATTCAAAATACTTCGATGCTGTCTGTGCTTGATGACCACGAGGACAATGAAGTTGAAGATGGCTTTGATGTTTTGGAGGTTAGAGAAAATGTGAATGGCAGCATAGTAGATGATGATGGTGATTTAGATGCTGACTTTGAAGACTGCATAGATGATAAGGCACATCATTTAGAGGGCCATGCTAGCATCAGTTATTCAGCTACTGCAAGTTATTCTAGTGATTCTCAATTATCTTTTCTCCAATATGGAAAGGATTCTAAGCAGATAGTGACTGATGAAAATAAGTGGCTCCAAGTTCGGAAAGGCACCAAAATAATAGTTCAGGTTGTCAAAGAGGGGCTAGGGACTAAAAGTCCTATGCTGACTGCTTACCCACGACTAAGAAGCAGATTTTGG ATATTGTTAACTCGTTGTGATAGAATCGGcatctcaaagaaaatttctGGTGTCGAGCGTACACGCTTAAGGGTTATAGCTAAAACCTTACAGCCTCAAGGTTTTGGTTTGACCGTAAGAACAGTTGCTGCTGGTCATTCTTTAGAAGAATTACAAAAAGATTTGGATGGTCTAATTTCAACTTGGAAAACTATAACAGAAAATGCAAAATCAGCTGCTCTAGCAGCAGATGAAGGTGTTGAGGGAGCAGTTCCAGTTATTCTCCATAGGGCCATGGGTCAAACACTGTCAGTTGTGCaagattattttaatgatAAG GTTAAAAGAATGGTAGTTGACTCTCCAAGGACATATCACGAG GTCACTAATTACCTTCAGGAAATTGCTCCTGACCTTTGTGACCGAGTGGAGTTATTCCATGGAAGAATACccctttttgacaaatttaatattgaagAAGAGATCAATAGTATTATCAGCAAAAG GGTTCCACTTGTGAATGGAGGTTCTTTAATAATTGAACAAACTGAGGCTCTAGTTTCCATTGATGTGAATGGAGGACATGGGGTATTTGGTCAAGCATCTTCTCAGGAGAACGCTATTCTAGAGGTCAACCTTGCTGCTGCAAGACAG aTAGCAAGGGAATTACGATTGAGAGATATAGGTGGAATAATAGTAGTAGATTTCATTGACATGGAAGACGAAt CGAATAAGAGGTTAGTCTATGAAGAAGTAAAGAAAGCTGTTGAGAGAGACAGGTCAATAGTGAAAGTTTCTGAGTTATCCAGACATGGACTCATGGAAATTACAAGAAAGAGG GTTCGGCCAAGTGTAACATTTATGATCAGTGAGCCGTGTGCTTGTTGTCATGCTACTGGAAGAGTTGAAGCTCTGGAAACCTCCTTTTCAAAAATCGAGCAGGAAATCTGTCGACAGCTT GCAACATTGAAGCAGAAACCAGATCCTGACAATCCAAAATCCTGGCCAAAGTTCGTCTTAAGAGTCGATCATCACATGTGTGAATACTTAACTTCGGGAAAAAGGACGAGACTTGCAGTCTTGAGTAGTTCCCTCAAAGTTTGGATCATTTTGAAG TTGGAATCATTCAGGTAG